TCATCGCCGAGGTTGTTAGCCTTGGTCGCCTCCAGCACCGCAATCTCGTGCAGTTACATGGCTACTGCAGGCGCAAAGGTGAACTCCTTCTGGTATATGAGAATATGTCAAATGGAAGCCTGGACAAGTACTTGCATGCTAATGACCAGGCCCCCCACAAGTTGGATTGGGTTAATAGGTTTCGGATCATCAAAGGTATCGCTTCTGGGTTAGTCTACCTTCATCATGAGTGGGAGAAAGTGGTGATCCATCGAGACATCAAGGCGAGTAACGTGCTCCTCGACGATGAGATGAATGGAAGATTGGGTGACTTTGGCCTGGCAAGGTTGTATGATCACGGGTCCGACCCACTGACTACCCATGTTGTTGGCACCATAGGATACATAGCTCCAGAGCTTGGTCGCAATGGCAAGGCGTCCCCTCTTACTGACATATTTGCCTTCGGGGTGTTCATGCTAGAGGTTACATGTGGGCAGAGACCTGTCAAGCAGGGCGGGAGATACAACCAGGTCTTGTTGGTTGACTGGGTGCTTCAACACTGGCAAAATGGGTCACTTTTGGATACAGTGGATATTAGACTCCAAGGCAACTACGATGCTAATGAGGCTAGTTTAGTGCTAAAGCTTGGACTTTTGTGCACACACCCATTCAGCAATGCAAGGCCAAGAATGCACCAAATCATGCAGTACCTTGACGGCGACATGCCGTTGCCAGAGATGGTACCGACCCATCAGATATCTGACATGGTGGTGCCATTCCAAACAGAGGAATTTCACCGGTATGATACAGCTAATCTCCTATCCAAGGCAAGCAATGGGACTATATCTAGCCTCTCGGGAGGAAGATAACAAACATGATCGGTGTGTGCCTGCCTCCCTGCCTGGGTGTTACCAACCCCATAGTATAAAACTTGAAACTTTGGATTTTTGACTACTAGCATCTTTTTTAAAGCATTTACAATGCAAGGCGTCAGAGGTATGCTTACGGAATATAAACCgacttttgttttgtttaagtAGTGGGGTGCTTGTTTCTATAGGACATTCCTAATTAGACACATCTGCTATAGAAAAAAACATTGATGCTTAAGATATATAAACCGGTTTAATTTTGTAAATACTCGCATTGGACATGCCATTAGATAGCTAACAACAACGTCCATCGCTGCACTAATACTTTCcgatatatatatttgtgcgtgtgtgcgtgtgaATATGTATAGGTTATCAGTCTTCTCCATGACAAGAGTAAGTACGAAAAGGTCAAATTTGGGAAGCTTTTTTACGGTACCATGATACTCCAAAAACTTACCTTGGAGTACCAAACATATCTAACCTTCGTTAGCGAAGGGTAACTTAGTCATTTGCGAAGTAATTTGGTCTTTTCCGTCCTATCACCTCGATCCCTTCAGTACGTCCAGTCTGATCTCCATCAAGCAGCAGCGCTGATCAACACTTCTATGTGCGCTCGAAACCGCCTCGCCGTCCATCCAATCGAGGCAGCACCGCCTCCAGCCGTCGCCGTGCAATCGACGCGCAGTGCCGTCTCCAGTTGCGGTCCAATCAAGGCAGCACGcctgcagctgccgctgcgaaATCGAGGCGCGTCGCCGCCCCCGGCCGACACATCAAATCGAGCCGTAGCAGCGCGCCGACGTTCGCCACCCCCAACCACAGACATCCAATTTGAACAGCTGCGCGGCCCCAAGGCGCCTATGCTGCCATTCACGGCTCCCTGGCCGCTCGTGGCCCAAAACCCTCACGTgattgagattttttttattacaaaCCAAAATTCAGTTCGGCACAGAAATTATGATTTTGCCCTTCTACTTGAGGTACTCCGGTGTTTTTGGTCTCAGTACTCCGAGTGATTAAAGATAGAGTACCAGATAATACTGACCGCTAGATCGGGACAAATAAACGGCTCATATTAAATTcagggtaccgtaaaagagctcgaTTTGGGATGTCGAGTCTCTCGAAGCTTCTGGTGGAGTGCCATGTGTACACTTGGGTCAAAAACGACAACCCCTTTGAAAAATATGTGCAAACCTAGTCAATGCATCTTTAGTGTTCAACATATATTGGACGAATAAAAAACTTGTTCCCAACAGTCTTTTGTTTCCCTTCTCTTTGTAAAGTGGATTGCCGGGCGGACATGGCACGAGGTGGAGCAATGTTCACGAGTGGATCCGTCAGTGGTGTTGGAGAAATAACATGGAGGGACTTGACATATGAGGATTagacagtactccctccgatcctaaattgttgtcgaaatattacatgtatctaaacgtttttaaaaaatagatatatccatatttggacaaatttgagtcaagaatttagaatcaaaaGGAGTACATCAGTACTCCTTCATTTCCTAAATGCAAGAAGTAATAATTTTGTTTCAATTCAGACTTTTGTAaattttgggcaaatttacAGAAATATCTTTCAACATATACGACTCTAAATTAGATGTACTCCTAAATTCATCGTATctgtatacttatttgatattctaaatgttgataattttttataagtttggtcaaatttaaGAAATTTTGACTTACAACAAAGATGacacttcttacatttagcaGATTAGATACGATAGTGTGTTGAACTATTGGAGACGCCACTAGAATCCTCTTAGCATTAATTCTGAAGCGTGATAGTTCTGCTGGTCATGCAAATACCTTTCAAACAGAGAAATGTGTACCCGCTAGAATATTAATTAGCATATACTACAACGAGAGTCAATATCGGGATAGAAGGATTCTGACGGCATTTGCGACGTCGAGTCATTAACAGCCCGACAGGGGCATTGACAAGGATGGCATGCACACAGGTGAGAAATTTTGGCCCCACCACAATTCTACTACCGACAGCTGAGTATACGTGGGAGAAAGCCTTGAACTGGACCTTGGCAGAGGACCTTTTGTGATTGGTACtacctccgattcataataaccATCCGAGGAAGTACTTTTTCTACCACTGCTGTACTGCAACAACTACCGGATGAGatcatatacatatacatgtaACAAGTGGAATTACGGTAGTCTGGACCTCGGAAGCAGAGACAGATTTTTCTGGACCTAACTCCCTCCGGATACCAGCCGTTGAATTTAGGTAATCCACTTCTTCATATTTCtctgttcctaattaattgccGTCAGAAATTTCGCAAAAAGATATTTGCTATTTTCAAAATCGATCTGCAGCATACATTCTATcagaacttttgcaaaaaaacctATAATTTTTCGAAATCAACACGCAGCCATGttcaattgaagatgtgtACTGCATGTTGATTTCGTGAATTAGTAAaagttttttgcaaaatctcCGGTGCAAATTAATTAGGAAAAGAGGAGCATGAACAGGGCACCCCTGGAGGTGCTAGAGAACAGGGCATACCACGCATGGATCGGTCTGGTTTAGTTAACCGTCTGTACGTTCCGTACTCACGTGATGAAAATTAATCAGAAAACGATTCATCTACTCGATTCCTATCTTGTGGCTGTTCAGGGCGCAGCGTGGGACTAGAGCCACAGTCCGCCACACTTTTCGTTTAcgttttctcctttttttttcttaattccAATCATCAGTTTATCGTCTCACTGATTTCGATTCCCAAGACCCCAATCGCGCGACCCTAGTAAGTACGGCACGCTGCTTTGTTTGACCGTCTGAAGACGTCGTACATGCACGTTGCCGATTTGACCAACTCAACGCACGTCATTTAAGTGCTATTGACAATATATGTTTTACATATATTAAGTATTGTTTTTATGAAGTTTATATATTAAGGGCCCTAAGTTTTTGTTTCACACCGGCCCCCCCAATCTCAGGGCCGCGGCCTATCAAAAAACTCTTAGACGATTGACCGTCCGaactgtttttttctctttcttcaacCAGAGCTGTGAGACGAGGACtaaaacaacatttttttgcTAAAACCACACTGAATCAACATATACGGTTTCAAATGAAGATCTTTGAATTCAtagtgaaatatattttcataatatttttatttgatatggtaaatgttgatttttttgctaaaatagttggtcaaactttaaaagaTTTGACGGTCAACATAAGTTATACACCCCACATTTGGAATTGAGGAACTAAGACACAGTCTCCGGTTACTATCGATTCTCACTCGTGCTCCAATAGCAGATGTGGCTGAGATGGTTACACAATTTACATTCATTATTTGACTCTACACTAAATACGTCAACCTTTGTGAAAGGGGGTAGTAGATTATAGAGGAACCATGTGCCATGTGTGATTATGCAGGATCGATCACCTCAAAATATCTCTTCCATCCACAGAAACAATTGTCAAAAGTGGCGTGATGGCACGTCCGGAAGGGGCCACGTCGCGCTTTCCGCCAACAGCACTGCAGAAAGGACTTAGGCCCAATTGCGTTGGTGGAAAGCATATGCATGCAACATTAGGGGAGGAGCTCTGTTTGAATTAAACAagtttcaaattcaaataaatcaCAGAATTTCAAACTTGctcaaaaatattaaaatttcACTGTTACTCTCAAACTTTCACAAAGATCGGAGTTCATTTGGGtctccaaataaattttacAAACATCAGAACTGGAGTATaagaagaaaatagaaaagagaATCAATCGAGGCGGGGCTTAAAGTTGCATGCATATGCTTTCCGCCCATGCAATCAGACCTAAGTCCTTTCCACCAATACAATCAGACCTAAGTCCTTTCCGCCGGGCATTCCACCAGGCCACTTCTGGCATTTCGTTTGGGAGGGGGCCATTTTGTCAAAAACGCTGGTCATGTGCCAattgagcaaaaaaaaatacgttGGTCAGGTGCTAATTGAGCAAAAAAATCCTTCCTCTCTAGCAGAATTCTCAAATCTCATTCTATATTCCGCTCTTCTATATTTTAGTGGTATTTTATAACTAACAACGTATTTTTAACATAACGTTTTGGCCATATCGAATTGACCAACAAATATCATaagggagtgtctatttctcagtcgcctaagaaatagttatttctcagtcaacaatcgtagccatccaatcaagattttcttatccatcgggCTTACAATAATCTTACATGAATCTCagtgattgaatcaaaaggttgttattatcgattgagaaatagttatttcttagtcgcctaagaaatagcaaaaccgatatCATAATTAGTAATTGCAGATAAGAGCTAATAAAAATGATTGGCACCAAATTACACATAAGACATAACAATCAGCATCAATTATCACTAATTGATATACAAATACAACTAACACGTACACAAGGGTCCTCTATTTTGACcacgataaaaaaaaactgtacatGTCAAGCAAGCGGACCTATATACACATAAATAATGATGCTTGCTTGTATGAGTTCGTAAGATTGCCACTAGTattgcttttttttacatgATCCCATGAATTTTCTTTACATCAACAGGCTTGTGGTGCTGCCTGTGGAGGGCAGACCGGGAAGGGCGGTGGCGTTTGTTGCGGGCTCGTGCTAGGAGGATTGGGATCCATCTGCCCGATGAGTGAGGGGTGGTGTGGTTTCATCCTTGGATCCGGTGCTGGAGGTGCTTGGAGTGTGGCTCCGACATCTGCTCCTTATCGGTTCAGATCCTTCACAGAGGTGGTGGCTACTGGCACTTCTTCAACGCCGTTTGGCTAGGGGTTTCTCCGGCACCAAGGTGGTCGACCGGTGCTGTTGGGTTGGTGGTTTGCCCGGAGGAAGGGCCCATCAGGAGTCCAGAAGGTGTCGAAGGCGTCCCTGGTTTCTGTGTTCTTATTTGTTGTTCAGGGGCTTTCGTGTGCTGGTGGTGCAACACTGTCGCCGTTCGTATATGTTTGCATTCGTCGGCATATGCACTGTGTTTTCCTTAATCCATGAATACAAGTAGCGCACGCCCTGAGGAAACGGGGAGGAATAACCATCAGGTTCCATTATACTATATTGAAACCAGGCATCCGCGCCTTACATAGAGCGTACATAGATGGCTTTTACATGATCTGACCATTATACTTTAAATTAAGAACAATCATAAAATAAGAACCCGGGGTGTGAGGACGGCATTAAAGGCCCATATGCATGTCATCTCCCACCTGATATGTCTGATATGGTGCCAACGCTAATTCCAGTTGAAGATGGATAAGACATGGCGTATGAATCGAACCCTTCGTTCTGCATTAGAGCCATTGTGCTAAAGTTCATATTTGTACATGTCAAGTCTGGAAGTGGCGTGTTAGAATCAAGGTACTGCATGACTTGCCTCATGCTTGGCCTTATGTTGGTAAATGGATGCGAACACAACAAACCCAGCTTTAAGACCAGGCATACCTCATCAGCGTCATAATCACCTTCCAGCCTCGCGTCCACCGTCTCAGTGAGAGATCCTTTATGCAAGTTCTCGAGAACCCAGTCTACTAACATCTCATAATCGCCCTGCAAACCGTCATTGACTGGTCTTTTCCCACAAGTTATCTCAAGAAGGAACGCACCGAAAGCAAATACATCTGTGAGTGTGGACGCTTTTCCCGTGCGTATTAGCTCCGGCGCTAGGTAGCCCATGGTGCCAACCACATGTGTGGTCTGTGGGTCCGTGCCATGGTCGTACAGTCTTGAAAGCCCAAAGTCGCCTAATCGTCCGTTCATTTCACTGTCCAGCAGCACGTTGCTTGCCTTTATGTCCCGGTGGATGACAACCTTCTCCCACTTGTCATGGATGTAGAGCAAGCCGGAGGCAACGCCTCTGATGACATGAAACCTCTTGGGCCAATCCAATAGTACAGGCATGTCCTCTCCGAGATGGAGGTACTTATCGAGGCTGCCATTTGGCATGAACTCGTAGACCAAAAGGAGCTCCCCTTTCCTCCGGCAGTAGCCAAGCAACTGCACGAGGTTGCGGTTCCGGAGACGGCCAATGCTGACGACTTCAGCTATGAACTCCTTCATTCCTTGCCTGGACTCATGAGAGATCTTCTTTACGGCGACCTCCAATTTGGACTTGCGGAGCACTCCTTTGTACACCTTCCCGAAACCCCCGGCACCAAGCAGCTGTTTGTTCTTGAATCCCTTGGTCGCATGGTACAAATCCTTGTAGGAGAACCGATGCGGGCCGAACTCAACCTCCCAATCTTCAAGCACTTGCGCGTACCTGAGACGCCTCAGCACAAGCAGAGCGACAACCGTGCCGACAGTAATAATGATTGCAGCCGTGGCTATGGGCAGAACGATCTCCAGGACCTTGGAACGAGGCTTGGGTCCGAACCGCGGCAGCTTGGGCAGCCTGGCGATGTCGATGGCCGGAGCAGGACCGCCTTCGTCCATGGCGAAGCTCCAGCCGAGCACGTAGTGCCGCGAGTTGATCCCgcccgtggaggaggagaagccgaTGTAGGCCTGGTCCGTGAGCACCGTGGAGAGGTCGTAGGCCGCGGATAACAGTGGCTTCTCCGGTTTGGGAGCTCCGATGGGCGCCAAAGTGACGTTGATctgcccggcgccggcgccttcGTAGCTCACCCACACCTGCATCGCGTCCCGGCTGAAGAGCGTCAGGTTCTCGAAGCCGCCGCTGTCGCCATCGCCGTGGTCGGGGTAGTAGCCGGCGGTGTGGGACTGCAGGGAGTGCAGGGAGTTGATGTCGATGCCGACATGGTTGGCGTCGATGTCCTGGAAGTCGGTGTTCTGGGTGGTGTCGAGCTCCACGGCCAAGAGGTGGTTTGTGGCGTTGCCGTTGTTCTGGACGTTGAGGAGGGCCAGGTACCCCGCGGGCAGCGCGGAGGAGAAGCTCTCCGGGGACGGGCACACGACGAAGGCCATGCCGTGGGCGCTGAAGTCGGTGTAGTCGGAGACGATGGCGAACACGAAGGCCGACGAGAAGGAGCGAACCTTCCCGCCGGGGGACCGGCGGAACTGCAGCGGGGTTGGGTAGAAGGCGTGGCCTTTCAGGTTCGTCTTCAGGGTGGTCAGCACCAGGAGCCCGTCGCGGGTGACGCTTGCGTTGCCGTCCAGGGTCAGGttggcgccggcgaggcctGGGAACGCGAACTGGAAGCCGTCGCCGGCGCATAGGACGGCTGACAACTGGAAGCTAAacgagaggaggaagaacgtCATGAGCTTCATCATGGTGATGTCAATTTTTTGAGTCTCGCTTCTGCCAAACTGAATAAGTTTAAGCTTCAAGAGCTTGTGCtagcgctagctagctaagatCAACTTGTTGTCCCATGGGTCGCTATCCGTTCACGACTTCTTGCACAACACTGttggatttgatttgatttaaCCACTCTTCGAGAAAGATCTGATATTTCATTATACCAAGTTCTTTAGCCTtggaaaatgaaacaaatcGACTTCGGCCTAGCGCCGGCACCACTATGACTTGGCAGCCGCACATGCAGCGAGGGCTCTTTGATACTCGGATACAATCACGAGTTAGAAAACGCACAAGGACCAGCAGACATTCTGAAATTTGGAGGTGTTATCCACGTTGAGCTATTCCATCACTGAGGTGAGTACTGCAGTAAACTGAACATCAGGCCATCGACTTGGAAGAAAATTCGCCAgagacacaaaaaaaattatgccaACGAGGTGAGATTGAATTGCTAAGATTATTTGTTACGCATTTCATCAACTGAACATCAGGCCATCGAATTGGCAGGTTACATCGCTCATCCAAAGTTAGCAAACATAAAAACTCTAAGCTCTAGGTAGTTTGTTACAAATAGCTACACCAATCAGTTTACACAAAACACAGAGGTGCACACAAACAACGGAAAAAACACATTCTTCTCGGCAACGAGCCATAAATAATACATGGCTGCGATGGGGGCAGCTCTACAGGGGCCCCGGTGAGCTGTGAGAAGAGGACTAAAACAACATTTCTTTGCTAAAACCACACTGAATCGATGATGGGTGTTGTGGTTAGATAAAGGAACACCTCATCTCATCTCTGTAACTTCCTCTGTCTTTGCCGTCTCTCACCTAGAGTTAGCCTCAGGTTTGCGGCTGCCGCCTACATACTTCCCATTGCTGTTATTATTGGACTTCTTATGAAGCTTGCCCTCGTCCTCGTGCTGCTTCACCTTTGGTGCTTCAATGCTCATGCCCAGTGTGGTTGTGACAGCAGCAGGTTCCTGGGATTGGATCATTTCACCCTTCACAAAGTTAGAATACCGTGAGGGCAAGTGCCGAGAAAGAAATTTGCAATTCTTATCTCCATAATGGTAAAGTGTATGGCTGTAGTGCCATGTACTCACCATCAGTCGGGTATTCTGTGCCTCCATATCTTCGCAGGCCTTCTTAAGCTGGTCAAGCTCAGTTCTGAGGGCATTGTTTTCTGTAGTCAGCTCAGCTACCTTCCGGGATAATTCCTCGCACTCTTGCTGATGAACAGAAAAGGAAGCATGTCAAATACAAAAGTgaccttttttttgtgaatgCAAGAAAGCCCTAAGGCACCACTGGTAACTGTTAAGTATTCAAGTGGAATAGATTATATGTCCAACTTCGACAGTTTCCAACAACACATGTACTCATATACCCAGGGACCAGCGCAGAAGAAAATTTGAGTGGGGCAGAAAGTTCGAGTGCGTGCATTCCtattgtaaattcaaatttattaaaattctAAGGATTCTGGAAATTTGAGTAGGCAGCCCCTTTTTGTTCAAACCGTGCATATAACATGTTAGTGTTGTGTGTTTGGGCGTTCAAAGAAAAGTAGCCAATAAGATGGTCAGTGCCTTACCATATATGAAGCTGATTTTCCGAGTTTGAGTCATACATGTTCCAATTTTATCATCTATTTTTTCTGGTGGTATCTTTCCAAAATGTATATAATTCCTACATTAAGACCCCATGAGTGAAGGCATACATGTGTGCAATCAACAAAAAGCCAAAAACTATGTTGACATGGTTGGCTAAACGACAACTATTAGCTAGCTGGTAGATGGGCTCACTATGTTGGCAGACTCGGAAAATAAGTGTCAGGTGTCAAAAATATTATCATGGTCATGTTTTGTCAACCGTGATGATATTCTTGACAAGAAACTAGCAAATGCCTTCCATGGCTGTGGAGGCGGTTTGTGTGCATCTCTGTGCGGCAGGAGCCTCTTGCGTGCTATTTCCAGCCTGTTGGGGACAACTCTTCCTCACTGTGCGGGTCACGCCAGATCTGCCCTACATGGTGGGGGGACCCGACGACTAGGTGCAGCAAGGACGGCTTTTGTCTGTGGTATGAAGTGGCAGTTCATGGTCGCTATTgggccatcatcatctcccaGCTGGGAGAGAATCCAGCTCCAGAAAGATGGCCCAACTCTGCCCTTCTTTGCAGAGCTGGATTCTCTCCCAGCGAACGGAGGTCTTGGCTGGACAGCGGCATCCTTGGTGCGGGCATGGAAAGAATCAAGGCAGATGGTAGGTTTTTGGTGGTGCGTCTATTATAACATCCAGTAGTCCATCTAGACTCTAGTAGTCGTCAAGGAGTTGTCTTGCTGTggttgtgtttggttgttTGGCCTCGTCTTCGGCTTATAAATCATTCTTCTCTACCAATGAAACGAGACACAAACCTTTTGTCCTTTCTCTATAAAAAATCACACCATATGTTGCAAGATTTTAGCAATACAACTATAGCTATGGCAATCAAACAGAAAAAGTAGGCAAGTCGGAAGTAAACATGAACTGGAAATAAAATCAATAAAATAGCTCGAATATTTACACCAAATTTAGCAAGCTGTCTGCTAGAAAACTTAGCAGTTAAGTAATATTTCAGCATCAGATCAttatacagaaacaaaaaataaaaagtcaAGGTGGCAGGCCTCAAAACATCCTTCATTTTTTCCATTCCAATTAGCACACTGCTCTGATTTCTTTTATCAAGTATATGAAGATTACTCCTATAACTGTTGGCCACAGTGACAGTCTCCATCTGAACTCCAATAAACAATAAACAATAAATATACAGCATCCAGAAGATTTTAGGTAGTAGCCACTAGCTAGGTAGCTAGGGTACCTCCATGTACAACAGGTGTGCCACTGAAAACAGAACCGTGCAAATAAAAACTGAGTGCACAATGGAACTACAGAGAAGATTTAGCTACCTAAACCAAATTAtaacaggaaaaaaatatagtaAATATGCAACTATCACTGAAGGACGGAGTCCACTTTACTCTCTTCAGATATCACAAACGTCCTCTTCATACCTTTAACTTTTCTTGATCAACATAACACCTTTAACTCTAATACTGGAATGTCAAAAAACGCTCTCGGAATCAGCCTTAGGGGAACATGTGATGAGTGTTAGAAGTTTAGGTAGTTAAGCAAACCCAAAAAAATCTAGGGGGCTAAGTGCACAATCATGGACCGTCTTAATTAGTACCAGTTCAAAATAACATTAATGTGTACTATCCCACTCTGCATATACTCACTCTCAAGTATTTCAACTTATAGAAAGAAAGGTATGGCCTATGTGGCTATGTCAAAACTGATGTCTTTCCCTGAGGGGAAATTTTGACTATGATCCAGTAAAACAAACATTTCAAAACATGTGGGAAGGATAGGGGTGAGCATTTTAATGTTGAACTAAAAAACCCAGTATTTTTGGTGTTACTGCCCCCATAAGAAAATTGCCTGATTTGGTACTTAGACAGCTCATTTTTCTAAGTAACAGAAAGTCAGAAACCAGTTTGACCAAAATACCAATTACCAATTATATATCAGCAAACTACATTATTGGGACATCGGGCCTTGTAACACATACGGAATAGCCTGATAGGTCAGGTGGAAAAGTCAAGTCCCCAAGGGGCCAAACAGTACACACACGTTAGGGGTAAAAATCCATCACAGAGGTCAGAGAGAGATGGCTTGACGACAAGAGTCAAATGAACAAATGCACTCAGCATGGACGAGAGAATTCAGGAGAGAGAGGAATACAGTGGTGGTGGCACTTCTAGACTCATTTTTGCTTGTAGTAGccatgcaacaacaacaaacaaatgTAACAGAAGTAAACTAAAGATATGGTTACCATACTTATCTCCTATCCAACAAACTATTTCGCTATATGTCAGCTTTCGATTCGGTAATTTTTGGCAATTCTTGCACAAAACTGCCTTGACATACTTTGAAGTCTCTTAGTTCATTCCCGGTAAAATAATTGTTTACCAGGCTCACCACAATGGCACAATCATACATGAGCAACAATGATAAATGGAGAGAAAAAGCTTGATATATTTCTATGGTACATTTCTGCAGGAAATCGAATGCATCGTTTCCAATGTTACCTGCTTGCGTAACCTTGATCTCCTTGCAGACTCCCTGTTAGATTGTTTTCGCCTCTCTCTCTTAATTTCACGCTCATCCTGCAAAAATAGGAACAATTTAGAGTAATGCATGAAAATCCAATTCAGCATGCTGTCATAAGCTTTAGCGAGAGCAATGCATACCAGCTGACCAACGCCATCACATCGGGCAAGCGCCAACCCAGGACTCGCTTCCCCCTGCCCCGGGAGCACAGCTACGGGTTGAGAAGCACTCCAAAGATCAATCCCTATGTTCAGATTTGGCGTGGCGTTGGGAAGCGCTGCCCGCCCAGGAGCAGAAACAGGAAGCTTTGAGGCAGACCTCGCCTTCAACTGGTATGGTGATTCGGCAGCATATGTCACAACAGCAGTTTGAGACGGTTCACCTGGAAAATACCAGTCTAATCATTCAATCGTACGTACAAAAGGAACAACTCAAGCGACAACATAGTTAAGCATTCCGATGACCCACCTTCTGCCGACGTATTACCAGATTTCCTCTTCTTAGCCGCAGAAGAATCCTGAAGAGAACCAATATGAACCACACGAAGTCATAAACATACTAA
This is a stretch of genomic DNA from Brachypodium distachyon strain Bd21 chromosome 1, Brachypodium_distachyon_v3.0, whole genome shotgun sequence. It encodes these proteins:
- the LOC100832364 gene encoding L-type lectin-domain containing receptor kinase IV.1 isoform X2, translating into MMKLMTFFLLSFSFQLSAVLCAGDGFQFAFPGLAGANLTLDGNASVTRDGLLVLTTLKTNLKGHAFYPTPLQFRRSPGGKVRSFSSAFVFAIVSDYTDFSAHGMAFVVCPSPESFSSALPAGYLALLNVQNNGNATNHLLAVELDTTQNTDFQDIDANHVGIDINSLHSLQSHTAGYYPDHGDGDSGGFENLTLFSRDAMQVWVSYEGAGAGQINVTLAPIGAPKPEKPLLSAAYDLSTVLTDQAYIGFSSSTGGINSRHYVLGWSFAMDEGGPAPAIDIARLPKLPRFGPKPRSKVLEIVLPIATAAIIITVGTVVALLVLRRLRYAQVLEDWEVEFGPHRFSYKDLYHATKGFKNKQLLGAGGFGKVYKGVLRKSKLEVAVKKISHESRQGMKEFIAEVVSIGRLRNRNLVQLLGYCRRKGELLLVYEFMPNGSLDKYLHLGEDMPVLLDWPKRFHVIRGVASGLLYIHDKWEKVVIHRDIKASNVLLDSEMNGRLGDFGLSRLYDHGTDPQTTHVVGTMGYLAPELIRTGKASTLTDVFAFGAFLLEITCGKRPVNDGLQGDYEMLVDWVLENLHKGSLTETVDARLEGDYDADEGVRYLYSWIKENTVHMPTNANIYERRQCCTTSTRKPLNNK
- the LOC100832364 gene encoding L-type lectin-domain containing receptor kinase IV.1 isoform X1, with product MMKLMTFFLLSFSFQLSAVLCAGDGFQFAFPGLAGANLTLDGNASVTRDGLLVLTTLKTNLKGHAFYPTPLQFRRSPGGKVRSFSSAFVFAIVSDYTDFSAHGMAFVVCPSPESFSSALPAGYLALLNVQNNGNATNHLLAVELDTTQNTDFQDIDANHVGIDINSLHSLQSHTAGYYPDHGDGDSGGFENLTLFSRDAMQVWVSYEGAGAGQINVTLAPIGAPKPEKPLLSAAYDLSTVLTDQAYIGFSSSTGGINSRHYVLGWSFAMDEGGPAPAIDIARLPKLPRFGPKPRSKVLEIVLPIATAAIIITVGTVVALLVLRRLRYAQVLEDWEVEFGPHRFSYKDLYHATKGFKNKQLLGAGGFGKVYKGVLRKSKLEVAVKKISHESRQGMKEFIAEVVSIGRLRNRNLVQLLGYCRRKGELLLVYEFMPNGSLDKYLHLGEDMPVLLDWPKRFHVIRGVASGLLYIHDKWEKVVIHRDIKASNVLLDSEMNGRLGDFGLSRLYDHGTDPQTTHVVGTMGYLAPELIRTGKASTLTDVFAFGAFLLEITCGKRPVNDGLQGDYEMLVDWVLENLHKGSLTETVDARLEGDYDADEVCLVLKLGLLCSHPFTNIRPSMRTKGSIHTPCLIHLQLELALAPYQTYQVGDDMHMGL
- the LOC100832364 gene encoding L-type lectin-domain containing receptor kinase IV.1 isoform X3 produces the protein MMKLMTFFLLSFSFQLSAVLCAGDGFQFAFPGLAGANLTLDGNASVTRDGLLVLTTLKTNLKGHAFYPTPLQFRRSPGGKVRSFSSAFVFAIVSDYTDFSAHGMAFVVCPSPESFSSALPAGYLALLNVQNNGNATNHLLAVELDTTQNTDFQDIDANHVGIDINSLHSLQSHTAGYYPDHGDGDSGGFENLTLFSRDAMQVWVSYEGAGAGQINVTLAPIGAPKPEKPLLSAAYDLSTVLTDQAYIGFSSSTGGINSRHYVLGWSFAMDEGGPAPAIDIARLPKLPRFGPKPRSKVLEIVLPIATAAIIITVGTVVALLVLRRLRYAQVLEDWEVEFGPHRFSYKDLYHATKGFKNKQLLGAGGFGKVYKGVLRKSKLEVAVKKISHESRQGMKEFIAEVVSIGRLRNRNLVQLLGYCRRKGELLLVYEFMPNGSLDKYLHLGEDMPVLLDWPKRFHVIRGVASGLLYIHDKWEKVVIHRDIKASNVLLDSEMNGRLGDFGLSRLYDHGTDPQTTHVVGTMGYLAPELIRTGKASTLTDVFAFGAFLLEITCGKRPVNDGLQGDYEMLVDWVLENLHKGSLTETVDARLEGDYDADENEGFDSYAMSYPSSTGISVGTISDISGGR